A genomic window from Caballeronia sp. SBC1 includes:
- the gloA gene encoding lactoylglutathione lyase: MRLLHTMLRVGDLQRSIDFYTRILGMKVLRQSENTEYKYTLAFVGYGDESENSVLELTYNWGVDKYDLGSAYGHIALEVDDAAAACNRIREAGGKVSREAGPVKGGTTVIAFVEDPDGYKVELIEKHA, translated from the coding sequence ATGCGACTTCTTCACACCATGCTGCGAGTCGGCGACTTGCAACGATCCATCGACTTCTACACGCGCATCCTCGGCATGAAAGTGCTGCGTCAAAGCGAAAACACCGAGTACAAGTACACGCTTGCGTTCGTCGGTTACGGCGATGAAAGCGAAAACAGCGTGCTCGAACTGACCTACAACTGGGGCGTCGACAAGTACGATCTGGGCTCGGCTTATGGCCACATCGCGCTGGAAGTGGACGACGCGGCAGCGGCTTGCAACCGCATCCGCGAAGCCGGCGGCAAGGTCTCGCGCGAGGCCGGTCCGGTGAAAGGTGGAACCACCGTGATCGCGTTTGTTGAAGATCCGGATGGGTACAAGGTCGAGTTGATCGAGAAGCATGCTTGA
- a CDS encoding substrate-binding domain-containing protein — protein MRPGHPLLARAPVPLAALRDFPMVSVPLSAFMEDALRRLLKFRAHEAVPVQLECNDVAVLKDVVARSDAVVFCTASVLQRDPDSQRLVRVPIVHPRKLGLQFALVCLADRTQSAAAEAALALAGQIMNDASRAAQAVGRGR, from the coding sequence GTGCGCCCCGGTCATCCGTTGCTCGCGCGTGCTCCGGTGCCGCTGGCAGCGTTAAGAGATTTTCCGATGGTGTCCGTGCCGCTGTCCGCGTTCATGGAAGACGCGTTGCGGCGGTTGCTCAAGTTTCGCGCGCACGAAGCGGTTCCTGTGCAGTTGGAATGCAACGATGTCGCCGTGCTGAAGGATGTGGTCGCGCGATCGGATGCCGTGGTGTTTTGCACGGCTTCGGTGTTGCAACGAGATCCCGATAGCCAGCGCCTTGTGCGCGTGCCGATTGTTCATCCGCGCAAACTTGGGCTTCAGTTTGCGCTAGTTTGTCTGGCGGACAGGACGCAATCCGCAGCGGCTGAAGCAGCGCTCGCGCTTGCCGGGCAGATCATGAATGACGCCAGCCGTGCCGCGCAAGCAGTCGGGCGTGGACGGTAG
- a CDS encoding LysR family transcriptional regulator produces the protein MHEINSRRLTHLVALAEEGSFARAAERVHLSQPALSRSIQALEDEFNIKLFDRAARGVVTTAAGRMLVERARRVLFEARCLFRDVELIRSDALGEVRIGLGPYAAAILFPDLLVELARQFPATKVLVQIDEASVLMQSLRSEGADFVVVDRRETPAAPDVSTHRLTSPNFFPSISRNPPQHWVSAIFLIQM, from the coding sequence ATGCATGAGATCAATTCGCGGCGTCTCACGCACCTCGTCGCGCTAGCCGAGGAGGGCAGTTTCGCGCGTGCGGCGGAGCGGGTTCATCTGAGTCAGCCCGCGCTCAGCCGTAGTATTCAGGCGCTGGAAGATGAATTCAATATCAAGCTCTTCGATCGCGCGGCACGCGGCGTGGTGACAACCGCCGCCGGCCGGATGCTGGTCGAGCGCGCGCGGCGCGTCCTGTTCGAAGCGCGCTGCCTCTTTCGCGACGTCGAGCTGATCAGGTCCGACGCTCTGGGCGAGGTGAGAATTGGCCTCGGACCTTATGCCGCCGCCATCCTGTTTCCGGATCTGCTGGTCGAACTCGCGCGGCAGTTTCCCGCCACCAAGGTATTGGTTCAAATCGATGAAGCCAGCGTGCTGATGCAAAGCCTGCGCTCGGAGGGTGCTGATTTCGTGGTGGTGGATCGTCGTGAAACGCCCGCGGCGCCCGATGTCTCCACCCATCGCCTGACTAGTCCGAACTTTTTCCCGTCAATCAGCCGGAACCCTCCGCAGCACTGGGTCTCGGCTATTTTTTTGATTCAAATGTAG
- a CDS encoding porin codes for MSHAQSSVTLYGVVDTSLRYLSNADTQGNGRFLMGPGGMSESRWGVKGVEDLGGGWSTTFKLENRFFLNSGQSDPTMPFFNEAQIGLRSSTYGEVVLGRQYNVMIEGITMGGYSSNPWIPYDFNFQPEVTMTGGIWSSNQIQYHGKYKDFRISTAYSVSGNAGHMAYGSQCGVAAAYAPANGPFTFGGAFKETKDSINGSDAKAWTVGGSYTWDKTRFALGYIVNQNDKGFSTFANGPFAAPGLAALKYSDFKKRRMILGGVTQQAGAWHFAGNVWRTLQAGKTQPQDGSAWQFQLVADYDLSKRTDVYLETDYSLYRNDLIGSQLQGVNAVSLAQKSTQLGVMAGIRHKF; via the coding sequence ATGAGCCACGCACAATCCAGTGTCACGCTCTACGGCGTTGTCGACACGAGCCTGCGTTATCTGTCCAACGCCGACACCCAGGGTAACGGCCGCTTCCTGATGGGGCCCGGCGGCATGAGCGAGAGCCGCTGGGGCGTCAAGGGCGTTGAAGACCTGGGCGGCGGCTGGTCGACCACCTTCAAGCTCGAAAACCGTTTCTTCCTGAACAGCGGCCAGAGTGACCCCACCATGCCGTTTTTCAATGAAGCGCAGATCGGGCTGCGGTCATCGACGTATGGAGAGGTTGTGTTAGGCCGTCAGTACAACGTGATGATTGAAGGCATCACCATGGGCGGGTATTCCAGCAATCCATGGATTCCCTATGACTTCAACTTCCAGCCCGAAGTCACCATGACAGGCGGCATCTGGAGCAGCAACCAGATCCAGTATCACGGCAAGTACAAGGACTTCCGCATCTCGACCGCCTATTCGGTCAGCGGCAACGCCGGCCATATGGCATACGGCAGTCAGTGCGGCGTGGCAGCAGCCTACGCACCGGCGAACGGCCCATTCACGTTTGGTGGCGCGTTCAAGGAGACGAAGGACTCGATTAACGGCAGCGACGCAAAGGCGTGGACCGTCGGCGGTTCGTACACATGGGACAAGACGCGATTCGCGTTGGGTTATATCGTCAATCAGAACGACAAGGGATTCTCCACCTTCGCCAACGGACCGTTCGCGGCACCGGGACTCGCCGCGCTGAAATACTCCGACTTCAAGAAGCGCCGGATGATTCTGGGTGGCGTTACGCAGCAAGCCGGGGCGTGGCACTTCGCCGGGAATGTGTGGCGCACGCTGCAGGCCGGCAAGACGCAACCGCAGGACGGCTCGGCGTGGCAATTTCAACTGGTCGCCGACTACGACCTCTCCAAGCGCACCGACGTGTATCTGGAAACCGATTATTCACTCTATAGAAACGATCTGATCGGCTCGCAGTTACAAGGCGTCAACGCTGTCAGTCTCGCGCAGAAAAGCACGCAGCTTGGCGTGATGGCCGGGATTCGGCACAAGTTCTGA
- a CDS encoding IS1634 family transposase, which translates to MLYLVFMYIEHVPNRNSPPAILLRESYRDGNKVKKRTLANLSSLPTEVIEGLKVLLRGGVAVSSVDEAFVIERSLPHGHVAAVLGAARACGAEQWFAPAPAPLRSVIMALLVARVVSAASKLATHRMLRDESATHSLSRLLGLVDVELEQVYAALDWLGEAQEGIEKRLARQHLGGSTLVLYDLTSTWVTGRRCELAARGYSRDGKRDDPQIVFGLICTSEGCPVAVEVFAGNTADPATVAPQVAKLKDRYGIDKLAWVGDRGMLTQARIDTLLRPAGLDWVSSLRAPQMAALAREKGPFQPSLFDERNLLEVTSEAFPGERLVVCRNPLLAEERTRKREALLQATEQELTQIAEATTRVRNRLKGIEAIALRVGRVINHFKMAKHFELNITDSSLSWQRKTEQIQQEAALDGLYVVRTSLPTATLSAEAAVTAYKGLAVVERAFRSLKTVDLQVRPVFHWNAERVRAHVFLCMLAYYVEWHMREKLKPMLFDDEYVEQARAARPSPVAKAQRSEQAKAKDASKLTEDGLPVHSFRTLLDDLATLTYNVCHTPLNPNAKIIMTTRPTPIQEKAFRLLNVNAACTQ; encoded by the coding sequence ATGCTTTACTTAGTGTTCATGTACATCGAACACGTTCCCAACCGCAACTCGCCACCCGCGATCCTCCTGCGCGAGTCCTATCGCGACGGCAACAAGGTCAAGAAGCGCACCCTCGCGAACCTGTCGTCGCTGCCGACTGAAGTGATCGAAGGCTTGAAGGTCCTGCTACGGGGTGGCGTCGCCGTGTCCTCGGTCGATGAAGCCTTCGTGATCGAACGCAGTCTGCCGCACGGGCATGTGGCCGCCGTGCTTGGCGCGGCGCGCGCCTGCGGTGCCGAGCAGTGGTTCGCGCCTGCGCCTGCGCCGCTACGCAGTGTGATCATGGCGCTGCTGGTGGCGCGGGTCGTGTCGGCCGCCTCCAAGCTCGCCACCCATCGCATGCTGCGCGACGAAAGCGCGACCCACTCGCTATCGCGCCTGCTTGGCCTCGTGGACGTCGAACTCGAGCAGGTCTATGCCGCCCTTGACTGGTTGGGCGAGGCTCAAGAGGGCATCGAGAAGCGGCTTGCCAGGCAGCATCTGGGCGGCAGTACGCTGGTGCTCTATGACCTCACTTCCACGTGGGTGACCGGACGCCGTTGCGAGCTTGCGGCCCGAGGCTACAGCCGCGATGGCAAGCGCGACGATCCCCAGATCGTGTTCGGTCTGATCTGCACGTCTGAGGGATGCCCCGTGGCGGTTGAGGTCTTTGCCGGCAACACCGCCGATCCGGCCACCGTGGCGCCCCAGGTCGCGAAGCTCAAAGACCGCTACGGGATCGACAAGCTCGCCTGGGTGGGCGACCGGGGCATGCTCACGCAAGCGCGTATCGATACGCTGTTGCGCCCGGCTGGCCTGGACTGGGTGAGCAGTCTGCGCGCGCCGCAGATGGCCGCGCTCGCCCGCGAAAAGGGACCGTTCCAGCCCTCGCTGTTCGATGAGCGCAACCTGCTCGAGGTGACGAGTGAAGCGTTCCCCGGCGAGCGCCTGGTAGTGTGCCGTAATCCGCTGTTGGCCGAGGAGCGCACCCGCAAACGCGAGGCGCTGTTGCAGGCCACCGAACAGGAACTGACCCAGATTGCCGAAGCGACCACGCGCGTGCGCAACCGGCTCAAGGGCATCGAGGCGATTGCCTTGCGCGTGGGCCGAGTCATCAATCACTTCAAGATGGCCAAGCACTTCGAGTTGAACATCACCGACTCGAGCTTGAGCTGGCAGCGCAAGACGGAGCAGATCCAGCAGGAGGCTGCGCTTGATGGTCTGTATGTAGTGCGTACGAGTTTGCCGACAGCGACGCTCTCAGCCGAGGCGGCCGTGACGGCCTACAAGGGTCTGGCGGTCGTGGAGCGGGCCTTCCGTTCGCTGAAGACCGTCGATCTGCAAGTGCGACCCGTGTTCCATTGGAACGCCGAGCGCGTGCGCGCGCATGTCTTTCTGTGCATGCTCGCTTACTACGTCGAGTGGCACATGCGCGAGAAGTTAAAACCTATGCTGTTTGACGATGAATACGTCGAGCAAGCGCGCGCGGCCCGGCCTTCGCCAGTGGCCAAGGCGCAACGTTCGGAACAGGCGAAAGCCAAGGACGCCTCCAAGCTCACCGAGGATGGCTTGCCGGTCCACAGCTTTCGCACGTTACTCGACGATCTGGCTACGCTCACGTACAACGTCTGCCACACGCCACTCAATCCAAACGCCAAGATCATCATGACCACTCGGCCCACGCCAATCCAAGAAAAGGCCTTCCGCCTTCTGAACGTCAACGCTGCTTGTACCCAGTAA